The proteins below come from a single Mycolicibacterium sp. TY81 genomic window:
- a CDS encoding DUF2277 domain-containing protein gives MCRNITELRGLEPAATAEEIEAAARQYIRKVSGITRPTAANVDAFEAAVAEVTAVTERLLNQLPARRQPPKTVPPLRRPEVQARLAAK, from the coding sequence ATGTGCCGCAACATCACCGAACTGCGTGGCCTGGAGCCGGCCGCCACGGCCGAGGAGATCGAGGCCGCCGCGCGTCAATACATCCGCAAGGTCAGCGGGATCACCCGTCCTACCGCCGCCAACGTCGACGCCTTCGAAGCCGCGGTCGCGGAGGTCACGGCTGTCACCGAGCGATTGCTGAACCAGCTGCCGGCCCGTCGGCAGCCGCCCAAGACGGTGCCGCCGCTGCGGCGGCCCGAGGTGCAGGCGAGGTTGGCCGCCAAGTGA
- a CDS encoding DUF1802 family protein, with protein MNSPALKEWGAAVQALLDGRQTVLLRKGGIGEKRFEVSAPEFVFFPTVEHSHAARVRPEFTDLLERAAGDSTESEVILRGGAKVVAAVAVERPGQLDAIADLHIWTAESVQSDRLDFRPRHRLTVLVVQAKPLVAPVRLPRTPDYAGCRSWVDLPVTPEWGPPVYDDAALAAIAERVRDSVG; from the coding sequence GTGAACTCGCCCGCGCTCAAGGAGTGGGGCGCGGCGGTACAGGCGCTGCTCGACGGACGCCAGACGGTGCTGTTGCGCAAGGGCGGTATCGGCGAGAAGCGTTTCGAGGTATCGGCACCGGAGTTCGTGTTCTTCCCGACGGTCGAGCACAGCCATGCGGCGCGGGTCCGCCCTGAGTTCACCGATCTTCTCGAACGGGCGGCGGGCGACAGCACCGAATCCGAGGTGATACTGCGCGGCGGCGCGAAAGTCGTTGCCGCCGTGGCGGTGGAGCGTCCGGGGCAGCTGGACGCCATCGCCGATCTGCACATCTGGACGGCGGAATCCGTACAGAGTGACCGGCTGGATTTCCGGCCCCGCCACCGGTTGACGGTCCTGGTGGTGCAGGCCAAACCGCTTGTTGCGCCGGTACGGCTGCCGCGCACCCCGGACTACGCCGGCTGCCGCAGCTGGGTGGACCTGCCCGTCACGCCCGAGTGGGGCCCGCCGGTGTACGACGACGCGGCGCTGGCTGCCATTGCCGAACGGGTGCGCGACTCAGTCGGCTGA